GCCTCGGGCGCGGCCGCAGCGGCCACGTAGCCGGTGGCCAGCGCACGACCCCAGCGGCCACTGAAGGCGCGGGTGAGGCGCGTGCCCTCAGGCGTGGCCTGGGCCAGCGCTGCCTGCCAGGCGGGCGCGATGCCGGCCTCCGGGGCGCAGAGCAGTGCGCTGCCCAATTGCACCGCGCTGGCGCCCAGCAGCAGCGCCGCGGCCGCGGTGCGCGCGTCGGCGATGCCGCCGGCAGCGACGACAGGCGTGCCCGAGGCCCGCGCCACATCGGCCACCGCCGGCAGCAGCGCAAACAGGCCGACGGCCTCGTCACACGCCCGTGCGGCGTCGAAGGCGCCGCGATGGCCGCCGGCCTCCGCGCCCTGCGCCACCAGGGCGTCGGCCCCGGCGGCCAAGGCCGCGCGCGCATCGGCCAGGGTGGTGACGGTGGCCCACCACGCGATGCCGGCGGCGCGCAGCCGCGCGGCCTGCACCGGCGCGAGCAGACCCATGATGGTGGACATCACGGCCGGCCTCGCGGCCACGATGGCGTCGAACTGGGCATCGAACTCGGGCGGCGCTGCATCGCCCGCGCCGGCAGGCACCGGCGGGCCATGCTGCGCCAGGAAGGCGGCCAGGCGCGCCTCGTGCACGGCGTCACGCCGCGGGGGCGGGTCGGGCACCCACAGATTCAGCTGCAGCGGCGCGGCCGCGCCCGCCGCAGCCCGGAAACGCGCCACCCAGTCGGCGATGCCCTCGGGCCCCAGCAGCAGCGCGCCCATCGCGGCCATGCCGCCGCCGCGCACCACGGCCGCGGCCAGCGGCAGCGACGGCACACCAGCCATCGGCGCCTGCAGCAGCGGCAGCGCCAGCCCGTGGGCCGCGGCAAAGGCTCGGGCGCGGGCCAGCGCCGTCATGCCGTGCCGACCGGTGCGGCCAGCAGCGCGTGCCCGGCCAGCCAGCGCTGCGCGCGCGCGCCTTCGGCCTGCGCGGGTTGGACCTCATGGCGGACGCTGCCGGTGCCCCAGGGCGCGGCACCGCGAAGCGCGGGATACAGATCGCAGGCGGTGATGCCGGGCTCGATCTCCCCGGAGCTGCGCCAAATCCAACGCTGCAGCAGTTGCGCGCGGCGGCTCGGGATGCGCTGCTTCAAGGCCTTGCGCAGCCCTTGCGCGGCGAGGTGGGCGTTGCAGGGTACATGCAGGAGTCGATGTCTGGCCCAGTTGCCGACGAAGCCACGGACCTCGGGCGCGAGGCGCACGGGCTGGTCGGGCGGCAGCGGAGTGTCCAGCTCGACATGCACGCGGCGCACGGTCAGCTCGGTGCTCATGGGGACAGTATCGCGCGGCTGGTGCACCATCGCGGGATGATCCATCTGTCCATCCTCGACCTCGCCCCCATCGCCGAGGGCGCCACCGTGCCCCAGGCGCTGGCCACCACCACCGAGCTGGCGCGCCATGCCGAGGCGCTGGGCTACCGCCGGTTCTGGCTGGCCGAGCACCACAACATGGAGGGGCTGGCCTGCAGCGCCACTGCGGTGCTGCTGGCACACGTGGCGGCGCACACCTCGCGCATCACGCTGGGCAGCGGTGGCGTGATGCTGCCCAACCACGCGCCGCTGGTGGTGGCCGAGCAGTTCGGCACGCTGGCCGCGCTGCACCCCGGCCGCATCGAGCTGGGCCTGGGCCGCGCGCCCGGCACCGACGGTCCGACGATGCGCGCGCTGCGCCGCAGCCTC
The genomic region above belongs to Ideonella sp. WA131b and contains:
- a CDS encoding nitronate monooxygenase, which translates into the protein MTALARARAFAAAHGLALPLLQAPMAGVPSLPLAAAVVRGGGMAAMGALLLGPEGIADWVARFRAAAGAAAPLQLNLWVPDPPPRRDAVHEARLAAFLAQHGPPVPAGAGDAAPPEFDAQFDAIVAARPAVMSTIMGLLAPVQAARLRAAGIAWWATVTTLADARAALAAGADALVAQGAEAGGHRGAFDAARACDEAVGLFALLPAVADVARASGTPVVAAGGIADARTAAAALLLGASAVQLGSALLCAPEAGIAPAWQAALAQATPEGTRLTRAFSGRWGRALATGYVAAAAAPEAPEPAPYPVQRGLTAAMRKAAEAADDLQHLQAWAGQGVALAKPVPAAEWLPALWRDAEALLAGGASAAFSPAA